The DNA segment TGCAATACGCATTACCATTGCACCTAACatttattgataaaaattaaaaaataaatcataactaatatacatacacacacaaaatcattattataaaattaaaatatagtattttaataaaataaataaattgatatgaaTTTTATCTAAACTGAAGGTAAAAATACTATAGAGGTCCCTATATTatgagtcaaattgcattttcctcctttactcaaaaaatgggcaataTGGTCCCTGTATGTTAAATTGAAGAGTAAATAggttctttttattaaaaatttcatccatttttactgttaagaACTAGTGTGGCGGACAAAATAACTAGATACGTGTACCTTATGCTAAcatataaggactagtttttaacagtaaaaattgaTAGAATTGTTAACAAAAGGACCGGTTCACCCTTTAATTTAACATGTAGGGATTAATTcaactattttttaataaagtagacaaaagtataattttaccctAAACTTAATCCGGTCCCAACATCAAAACTTTCTATAAAGAAATAGACATGGCTATACTCCATGCAGAAAAAGCCATTCTAGTCCCCAACAAAACTAATGTAAAATACAACAAAGTAGAAGCAAAGAGAAGGACAAAAAGGTCAATTCATGTGGACATTTAATCATTAgtcaaaaacaaatatttaatcTTCTTTTTTAACTTCGTATTACTCAAACATTATCCAAAATGTTAGAACAGAAACACAAAGTACTTTGGTCATATCGAATCATTGTCTGAATAATTAGAAACTAAAGCCTTTTGAAGCTCACCTAGGATCCTCCGATTTGTCAAAAAAAGCTTACAACTTTCTCTTTTTTGGTCTATTAAAGGTGACCATTTCTAGAACACAAAGGACTCCTTCAAGGGGTTTTGTTTGAAGAAACCAGAAAATAATCATCTTCCATTGTTACTCTCTCATCATCCATGAATGTAAGctttctttgttttgtttcatGTTTTTTGTTATTTCATGTAGCCGTTTTGtttgttgaaaaagaaaattgagaatCCGTTTGCATGAATAGTTTGAATTTGACGTgctaaaaatatgtaaatttacgAAAATTATATCAACTTTTTAACAAATTAAGTCTAAATTGTTCATATGATAATTACACTCGTGTTTACAGTTTGATCCACATATTTTAACGTTGTTTTTGAGTTAGCATTTAATATGTCTATCTAAGTGTAGTTAACTTGAAAATATATTCCTAATAAACACGAGTTCCAACAATGTAGACCAAAGAGTATTGTTGAGAGAAGGCTACTCTATTTGAATAAGTTTTTGAAGTGGCATTTGTCTAAGGGCCAATGGACCCCTCAACTAATCTATATTGTCTCTAGTTAGAGTTTCATCTTCTAACTCTACAGAAAATCTGAATGCCTAAAGCAACAGGTTCAATAGAGCGGGAGTACTTCGTTAGATCAAACTGTGTATAGTGTACGATCACCTACCAATAAGATGTAAGCATTGACACTTGGGTTTAAACCCATGTCTTAAATTGCATCAATTGGCATTTATGCCACCACTTGATAAGGTGGTCGTGTGCCACACAAATTCCATCTCAACAAGGTTCTCCCACCCTGTTGAACCCATCGCCTGAAGCACTTAGGCTCTTTGCAGAGTTGAGAGAAGAAATCTAGGCCAAAGACAATACCAACCTGGTGAGGGATATGTCAGTTTTGAACAGACAacactttaaaaatttttccaaaaaaagtcAACCTCCCCTCAACTAGTATCAATAGAAAATGTACAACTTTCAATGGACAATTAGTCATTAAGATTGCATCATTTCCATTTCTAGGTTTAATATTTGATCATAACTATTTTGTCTCGTCATTTCAATTTTCACTTGACAACATGATGGAATTTTGAGTATAGAAACATGATGAAACAGCAACAATACCTCCATTTGGGGAATGGGATGAAACTGATCCAACATCAGGTCAAAAGTTCACTGcaatatttaacaaaaagaaagaggagaagaaTGCTCCCTCCTTCACTTTCCCTATTAGTGCTCCTCCAAAATCATCCCATTCTTCAAATTTTCTTCGGAGCAAACGTCCCAGTCCTTCCTTTTACTCCAAGGtagttctttttcctttttgctATATTAAAGCATCTTTCGTGTCTCTTTTACTATCCATGTCCATGAAGACCTTTTCGAAATCATGAATGTCTCCCCTCAATATTGTTTTCTAAGAGTACAATGTATCTTACCAAGGTAAAAGTATCATGCAGGTCCCCTATATTAGGAGTCTCTAAGCAAATTAGTTtttatacgttagatcaaagagtaaactagttcttctgttaaaaattttatcaattctattgttaaaaattggtcattGTACATCAAGATGACTTACGTGTGACACGCCATATATTATTGTCTGGTTATTCCATCAATCACGTCAATTTTTAACTGtgcaaatagatgaaatttttaataataaaaatcagTTTGTTCATTGAACTACCTATAggaattaatttattcattttgtagTAAAAAAGGCAAAATGTAATATGACTCTTAGTACAAACACCTCCGTAATACTTTTGTTGTCTTATCAATTCATTATcttaataatgataaattaaaattattgttttttttattatcatgcaGATATGTTGTTGTTTACCAGCACGGTGAAGTGACTAAAATACACAATGGAATGGGTGGAAGTATCTATGAAATTCTTCTATTATAAGTACTAGATCAAATTAATTATtctattattatatcaattaatttaatccttgtactatTAAAAACATCAAACTAAAACAAAGATAATGTTTGCTGGTTTAAAAATGACATAAAAATTATTTCTCATTTACAGTTAAATcacaaataaaacattttatctgcaaaatcataaaaaagctttcaaaataaaatttcgtgaagcaataaatgatattttttaagggactaatttgatacaTTTAAGACAATTCGTACATGAATGAAACGTGAATCTTTAatggtttttgtttttaattgctTTTATTGGAATCTTTATCGAATTTGCTACAAATAGTAAGATTCAATTCTGCATGTCACTGGTGTAGTAGGACAGTAGGGACCATTTTGATAATGGAAAGAATTAAGCAACCTGAGAAAATAAATTTCCATAAAAAGACATTCAAAGGACCAATTTAATTTGTATGTCCCAACATATCCTGTCCCCCAACATATCCTACAAATCTAGTGGGGAAACAAACAATATGGATGGGATGTTCTACCAAAACAATAGATTGTTCTGTTCTGTTCTTAATCAAATACAAATTGCAATCAGCTAATCAATGGAGTATCAAATAAAAAAGAACTAAACGTACAAAGATAAGCCATTTTCGAATGCATTTAGCTTTAAGAGTTAAAAGACGACCAACCGATAAGAAAGGCCGGAGGAAAAATTGAATCTCTAAGAAGAATGCCGAGCCAATGTCTCTACTTTATCATCTTTATCGATATTACTAGCGGCTACTCGATTTCACTCTTTCCAACTGTCCATGGCGATTTGGTTTCGAATCAGACTCACCATCATGGGCTGTCAAACCTAAACTCAAATCCAATGTGCTTTCGTTCAGATCTTGTCGTACCATTTTATCATCCTCCTgagacaaaaattgaaaatataataataagtgTAGAGGCAAGGAGTCCCTGTCCCGAACCGCCCCCACCCCAAAGGGAAAGACATCAATAATTAGCAGCTTACCTCATTTTCTTCCATAGGCACATCGTTAATGTCAGGTTTTTCATCAAAACCATCTGTCCTGGAAGTTGGCTCGGCTACACTGGGGTCAGACTCACTCGGTTTAGCTTCATCGTCTTCTGCAGCCTCATTTTCAGCAGCTTCCCTTTTTTGTTCTTCTAACACAGCAATCTGCACGGTCAAGCAATCAAAACAATTATACGTTTTATGAACCGAAAATTAACTGATCCCTAAAATATGCCGTAAAAACCCACTTGACAAAAGCAGTTGTTATCCTTGTTACGAACAAAGGCATGAGCATTGTACATCGTGCCAATGGAAACCAATTGACAACCTCGACAACAAACTGCACAAGCTAGATTTTAAAGGGATTCAAGGCCAAAGCAAGACTCTTCTAACACCGACTGACATACGGGTTTAGCTCTGTCGGCAAGATTATTATATGCTACATATCATGCtacaataatttcacatactagatcagatggtaaaagtaccatggaggccctaAGGTACACGTGGCGTGCCACATGTTATTGTTTGATTATTCTATCAGCCATGCTAGTTTTATCAGtacaaatggatgaattttttaatggaaatgaccaatttactctttgatctaatgtatagggaataatttgcccattttttaaatagaaGAGGCAAAATGAAATCTAACTCCTAGTACCATGTACTTTTACCTAGACCAAATAGGTTTAACCACTACTAGAACCAAGTTGCTTAAAGCAACTGCATAGAAATCGTTTCTCCCGCTGCCAAAAGGCTACCGCTTTGCAAGGCTCAAAAAAGCTCATTTATACTATGCAACCTCCCTATGGCTTTTTGCAGAGAGATTGTTTCCGCAACACAAATCCGTGACCTTCTAATCACAAAGTACCAACCATATCAATTGCTACCAAGGCTGGCCCTAATccgagaaaagaaaaagggatacCCTTTATGAAACCTTGAAATGTATCTATGAGCATAAGGACGACAAGCAGCTCTATTTTTCTATATCCTTTATACATAATACCCAAATTAGCTATGCAATTAAAATTAGCTTCTAAACAAGTTAAGAACAGATTTTgacaaatatacaaatatatatatatgaaactctTAAAATTTCAGCCTTcgatcaaagaaaaaaaagatcaaAATAAACATTATAGAGTCAATGTATATTATAGTATCAAAATCCAATCACCCAAAGCTCCATCAGTCATATTAATCTTGAGAAATCCTTACTTTCAAAGCAGGTTCCATTGAATCTAACCACAAAAGAAAACCCTAAAACCACTATAAACCCAAACCCCAGCTCACAGATCCAGTAATTTATACCAATAAACACCAAAATCAGATCCTAATTCACAGTAAATCCCCACCAAGAAAATCAATACAAAGTATAAACAAAGACGGAAAACttcaaatcacaaccaaaaaATTCGAAATTGACGAAACCCAAGGAAGAAATAAAAAAGTTACCGGAATGTATTTAAATTTCCGCCTCGGAGGCTCCTCCGGCGCCGCTACCGTATCCTCCTTAGGAGAATTGTTCGTATAGTTGTTATTGTTTTGGCTTTGGGTTATTGGGGTCCATTTAAAAAGGACAAGATGAGGACCGTTATTACCGTTAGAAGTACCATTGCTGTTGCTATGGTGATTTTGAGAATGATTATTGTTGTTACCGCCGACACCGCCGGTGTTAGAAGGGGAAACGTGTACCCatttcttcttccattttcttACCGGTCCGGTGAACACCGTGACCGGTCCATACCGAGTGGAGGACCGACCAAGTCGAGCTCCTACTCCTTCCATTAAACTCAGCCGTGTTAGATCGGTGGCGAATTTGCCGTGAGTcgctctaaaaataaaaaaacggaATTTTCgcttatttgtttttttctttccccTCTTCTCACTCTTTTTTATGTAGAAAGTTTGGGCCTGGATTTGGTGTGGCCAGGTCCAGAATGCAAGGGCGAATCAGAACCGTTAAATTTGTGTACTGGCTCATGATGTGGTAATATTACTGCCTTTTTATTGTGATGGTGATTACTGTAATGATTGGAAATTGGAATGACTACTTTCTATTGCTTGAAGTCATTTTctcctttttaattatttttttccttttccggAAAGAAATAAATTCCATAATTTTTATCAATcttactaatttaataaatagttaAATAACAGCTATTCAATGTTGTCGGAATCTGATCGGATTAGTTTATCGAACTAATTAAATCGAAAATTAATAATGGTACAGATTCGATTTATTCAATATAGTCATTAAACCACGAATCAAAATGAATTCAACCAGTTTAATCCAATTTATTAGCCTAAATTCGTAAAAACTTTCCCGAACAAATAAAACCCAAATAAATTGGTCTAAATAAATAAacctaacataaaaaataaatatactaaatgttaaaatatgttataagtcaccgtacctttcaaaattttggaatttagcctgtttatttttcatatttcaaaattcaaattcaacagTTAATACTGTTAGAACTTTTTGATAAATTCAAGTTAATcgtccattttttttattttttttatagggccaaaatttaattttacgatagtaaaaatataatttcgccattttaataatttatatctttataaattttaaaagaataaatcaaaattttattatgtttaggggcctaaagtgcaattttacctttactaatttaaaattttaaaaattttaaaaggcctagatgaaaaattttctattttaaggggATCGGGCTCCTACCAACCCCCTAGTTTCGCCCCTGCCTAGGGGTGAGTATTTGATTGATTCGAATGaatcgagttaaaaaattttgagttagtcgagttgacgaatcatattttagcaaccgaattcaatttcaattttcttctagtcgagttaacaaatcctattatttatactcaatgttgtgtTTACgtggaccgattatttaactagtaaacgaagtacaatattatttaactacataaacaaatataataattttgccatttaacttaatgagtaaaaatttatcaaaacgacatagTTTTGCATTTTCTTTTTCGAATTTTAGAATAACTCGAATTCTGTAATTCATAATCGAGTTAAACcgaaaatcttaatttttttttatttaagttgatccgaataacttgattaactcaaataactcaaactatttaatttaaaatttattttttatcaaatttttcaaatcgaatcgg comes from the Gossypium hirsutum isolate 1008001.06 chromosome A06, Gossypium_hirsutum_v2.1, whole genome shotgun sequence genome and includes:
- the LOC107960174 gene encoding uncharacterized protein DDB_G0285917 is translated as MEGVGARLGRSSTRYGPVTVFTGPVRKWKKKWVHVSPSNTGGVGGNNNNHSQNHHSNSNGTSNGNNGPHLVLFKWTPITQSQNNNNYTNNSPKEDTVAAPEEPPRRKFKYIPIAVLEEQKREAAENEAAEDDEAKPSESDPSVAEPTSRTDGFDEKPDINDVPMEENEEDDKMVRQDLNESTLDLSLGLTAHDGESDSKPNRHGQLERVKSSSR